The Neurospora crassa OR74A linkage group IV, whole genome shotgun sequence genome has a segment encoding these proteins:
- a CDS encoding penicillopepsin, which translates to MPVLFKLFIFSVLLSLVVAVPLTKRSFKVERVRNPNFKGRNGPRELLKAYRKYRMPVPQPLLDAMNNQMNGTTPTITSITQADTDTSESESLRLDATGGSSTAPAAGTATGAVTATPEQDDVEYLAPVTIGGQTINLDFDSGSSDLWVFNTQLSPQLTAGHQVYNPAASKTFKLLPGHTFEISYGDGSAAAGNVGTDVVEIGGVSVQNQAVELATKVTQTFIQDTQNNGLLGLAFSKLNTVQPQQQKTFFDNVLPSLAEPVFTADLRHNAVGAYEFGRIDNTKFTGQLAWIPVNTGMGFWQFTTSAFSVGNGQAVKVKPAQAIADTGTTLMLVSQSVANAYYSQVQGAKNDPNAGGITFPCNTNLPDLFVDVGGRYMARIKGDDIRFSQIDATTCFGGVQPTTSALEIWGDIFFKSQFVVFNGGNNTLGMAQHV; encoded by the exons ATGCCTGTCTTATTCAAGCTCTTCATTTTTAGCGTCTTGCTTTCCCTGGTGGTGGCTGTGCCGCTCACCAAACGCTCATTCAAAGTCGAACGGGTCAGGAATCCGAACTTCAAGGGACGCAATGGCCCCAGGGAGCTGTTGAAGGCGTATCGGAAATACCGAATGCCAGTTCCACAACCCCTACTTGATGCCATGAACAACCAAATGAACGGCACCACACCGACAATCACATCAATAACCCAGGCAGACACAGACACCTCGGAGAGCGAAAGCCTGCGGCTAGACGCTACTGGTGGCAGCAGTACAGCACCGGCGGCAGGAACGGCTACTGGTGCTGTCACGGCCACCCCTGAACAGGACGACGTCGAATATCTTGCTCCAGTCACCATTGGCGGCCAAACCATCAACCTCGACTTCGACTCGGGTTCATCCGATCTGTGGGTCTTCAACACACAACTTAGCCCCCAGTTAACAGCTGGCCACCAAGTCTACAACCCTGCTGCATCCAAGACCTTTAAATTGCTACCGGGACATACCTTTGAAATCAGCTATGGAGATggctctgctgctgccggtaATGTCGGTACCGACGTGGTGGAGATTGGCGGTGTTTCTGTCCAGAACCAGGCTGTCGAGCTTGCCACCAAAGTCACCCAGACATTCATCCAAGATACCCAGAACAATGGCTTGCTCGGCCTTGCCTTCTCCAAGCTCAACACCGTCCAGCCTCAGCAGCAAAAGACCTTCTTCGACAACGTTCTCCCCTCTCTCGCCGAGCCCGTCTTCACTGCCGATCTCCGCCATAATGCCGTCGGTGCTTATGAATTTGGCCGCATTGATAACACAAAGTTCACGGGACAGCTGGCATGGATTCCCGTCAACACAGGCATGGGCTTCTGGCAGTTCACGACATCGGCCTTCTCCGTTGGAAACGGCCAGGCTGTGAAAGTGAAACCGGCACAGGCTATTGCTGATACGGGCACCACTCTGATGCTCGTTTCCCAGTCAGTGGCCAACGCCTATTATAGCCAGGTCCAAGGAGCGAAGAACGATCCAAACGCGGGAGGAATTACATTCCCCTGCAACACAAACCTTCCGGATCTCTTTGTGGATGTGGGTGGGCGGTATATGGCCCGCATCAAGGGCGATGACATCAGATTCTCCCAAATCGATGCCACTA CTTGCTTTGGCGGTGTTCAGCCCACGACATCTGCGTTGGAAATCTGGGGAGACATCTTCTTCAAGTCTCAATTTGTCGTTTTCAACGGCGGTAACAACACGCTCGGCATGGCCCAACATGTGTAG